Proteins from a single region of Primulina tabacum isolate GXHZ01 chromosome 5, ASM2559414v2, whole genome shotgun sequence:
- the LOC142545963 gene encoding BEL1-like homeodomain protein 1, with translation MATYFHGNSDIQGSSDGLQTLIFMNPAYVGFSDSQPQPATSSNFVFLNPNSSVNTLHLPHAPPSQSHHFVGIPFHGATTSAATTQDTDQHDVSGALQLQGFLPHVHYNPYTNPTMDLEEAREVTRAQQGLSLSLSSQQPPSEYGSFMLEREVTAQPLVTAVSQPRANDVKVSGGSTSPASGVCNSRNGVQSVILSSKYLKAAQELLDEVVKVGRGAKSTAELPAGEQPKKTGDSAADTAAGVGGEEGSEKRGAELSTAERQQIQMKKAKLVNMLDEVEQRYGQYHHQMQMVISWFEQAAGIGSARTYTALALQTISKQFRCLKDAIFAQIRASSKSLGEEDSFVGKIEGSRLKYVDNQIRQQRALQQLGMIQNNAWRPQRGLPERSVSVLRAWLFEHFLHPYPKDSDKLMLAKQTGLTRSQVSNWFINARVRLWKPMVEEMYMEEIKEQEKNGSDDKSGKTEQNEVSTSKSTAPQTKKPAILSQNQDLTSKIDNPINNTAAASIATSTALMSPPGFKSNHSFLLIGSSSETGTFTQGSPKKPRNTDMLHSLGTLMGAPTNFSAGFGSYQIGELGTFVDDHIQAQFSGNGVSLTLGLPHSHQNFMPNQSIQLGRGNELGKPNDFSSMNSTPNSYTLNHCV, from the exons ATGGCTACGTACTTTCATGGGAATTCAGATATCCAAGGAAGTAGCGATGGGTTACAAACCCTGATCTTCATGAATCCTGCATACGTCGGATTTTCTGACAGCCAGCCGCAGCCAGCCACCAGCAGCAACTTCGTATTCCTCAACCCCAATTCATCGGTAAATACTCTTCACCTCCCCCACGCGCCGCCGTCTCAGAGCCACCATTTTGTTGGCATCCCTTTCCATGGTGCCACCACTTCCGCAGCCACAACACAGGATACCGACCAGCATGACGTGTCGGGCGCCCTCCAGCTCCAGGGTTTCCTCCCACATGTGCACTACAATCCTTACACCAACCCGACAATGGACCTCGAGGAGGCGCGTGAGGTCACTCGCGCCCAGCAGGGGCTTTCCTTGAGCCTTTCTTCTCAGCAACCGCCGTCGGAGTACGGGTCTTTCATGCTCGAGAGGGAGGTGACAGCTCAACCGCTGGTCACCGCCGTGTCGCAGCCTCGGGCGAATGATGTCAAGGTTTCCGGAGGGTCAACTTCTCCGGCTTCCGGTGTTTGCAACAGCAGGAATGGAGTGCAGAGTGTGATCTTGAGTTCAAAATACTTGAAGGCTGCGCAAGAACTTCTTGATGAAGTTGTTAAGGTTGGGAGAGGAGCAAAGAGTACAGCTGAATTACCAGCTGGTGAACAGCCCAAGAAAACTGGAGATTCAGCCGCAGACACGGCGGCGGGTGTTGGTGGAGAAGAGGGCAGTGAAAAACGTGGAGCTGAGCTCAGCACAGCAGAGAGACAGCAAATTCAGATGAAGAAAGCAAAGCTTGTTAACATGCTTGATGAG GTCGAGCAAAGATACGGTCAGTATCATCACCAGATGCAGATGGTAATATCTTGGTTCGAACAAGCAGCCGGAATTGGTTCTGCTAGAACTTACACGGCTTTGGCTTTGCAAACAATTTCGAAGCAATTTCGATGCCTGAAAGATGCAATCTTCGCCCAAATCCGAGCCTCGAGCAAAAGCTTAGGGGAAGAAGACAGTTTCGTAGGGAAAATCGAAGGCTCCAGGCTTAAATACGTGGATAATCAGATTCGGCAGCAGAGAGCGTTGCAGCAATTGGGAATGATCCAGAACAATGCTTGGAGACCACAACGAGGATTACCCGAACGGTCTGTTTCCGTTCTTCGTGCCTGGCTTTTCGAGCATTTTCTCCATCC ATATCCCAAGGATTCAGATAAGCTCATGCTTGCTAAACAGACAGGGCTTACCAGGAGTCAG GTCTCCAATTGGTTTATTAATGCTCGAGTTCGGCTATGGAAGCCGATGGTGGAGGAAATGTACATGGAAGAGATCAAGGAACAGGAAAAAAATGGATCAGATGATAAATCTGGCAAAACCGAGCAAAACGAAGTTTCGACCTCAAAATCCACTGCTCCACAAACCAAAAAGCCAGCCATACTCAGCCAGAATCAAGATTTAACCTCAAAAATAGACAACCCCATAAATAACACAGCTGCTGCATCAATCGCAACGTCGACAGCTCTAATGTCCCCTCCTGGATTTAAGAGCAATCACAGCTTCCTCCTCATTGGATCATCATCCGAAACAGGGACCTTTACTCAAGGAAGTCCAAAGAAACCGCGCAATACAGACATGTTACATTCCCTTGGTACCTTAATGGGGGCACCTACAAATTTCAGTGCCGGGTTTGGCTCTTATCAGATAGGGGAACTTGGGACATTTGTGGACGATCATATCCAAGCACAATTTTCGGGCAATGGAGTATCTCTCACCTTAGGTCTCCCACATTCCCACCAAAACTTTATGCCAAATCAAAGCATACAACTCGGAAGAGGCAATGAATTAGGTAAGCCAAATGATTTTAGCAGCATGAATAGCACTCCAAATTCTTACACACTCAACCATTGTGTGTGA
- the LOC142544666 gene encoding E3 ubiquitin-protein ligase PUB24-like isoform X1 produces the protein MDNMHVPEYFICPISLQIMKDPVTAISGITYDRESIEHWLFKNHNTICPVSKQALPRDSDLTPNHTLRRLIQGWCTLNASHGIDQIPTPKPTRDKLYIINLIRDLYVPDLQTKTLQKLEALALEHDRNRVYMVEAGLGAVLVSFIISCYKTGQTIGLEEALGLFYIVRKLLSQSKGNLTENDEIFESLMWVMENSVFQENSGVKFHAAYAVKITVQKTSPSMLERLKPEFFRNMVSNIRQACICQQGTTALLHALLDSCPWGRNRLIMVESSAVTGLIDVELRNSDKKTTELVLGILCHLSSCADGRAQLLNHADGVAVVTRRILKVSPAVDDRAVTIIWQICRYSGTNGVIQELFRVGVVPKLCLLLQADREAHIKDKVREILRTHYDVWKESPPLKLLP, from the coding sequence atGGATAACATGCATGTCCCCGAGTACTTTATCTGTCCAATTTCGCTCCAAATCATGAAAGATCCCGTGACGGCCATTTCCGGGATTACTTACGATCGAGAAAGCATCGAACACTGGCTATTCAAGAACCACAACACGATCTGCCCCGTCAGTAAACAGGCCCTGCCGAGAGATtcggatttgacgccgaatcaCACCTTGCGAAGATTGATCCAGGGATGGTGCACTCTCAATGCATCGCATGGAATCGATCAGATCCCAACTCCGAAGCCGACTCGCGACAAACTCTACATAATCAATCTAATCAGGGACCTGTATGTCCCGGATTTGCAGACAAAGACGCTGCAGAAATTGGAAGCTCTCGCCCTGGAGCACGACCGAAATCGGGTTTACATGGTGGAAGCTGGATTAGGTGCGGTGTTGGTATCTTTCATCATTTCTTGTTACAAAACTGGACAAACGATTGGCCTGGAAGAAGCGCTTGGTTTGTTTTACATTGTTCGGAAATTATTGAGCCAGTCGAAGGGTAATTTGACCGAGAACGATGAAATCTTTGAGTCTTTAATGTGGGTTATGGAGAATTCGGTTTTTCAAGAAAACTCAGGAGTGAAATTTCACGCAGCTTATGCGGTGAAAATTACTGTCCAGAAGACGAGCCCTAGCATGCTGGAGAGACTGAAGCCGGAATTCTTCAGAAACATGGTGTCAAATATTCGACAGGCCTGTATCTGCCAACAGGGAACAACCGCTCTTCTTCACGCCTTACTCGATTCCTGCCCCTGGGGAAGAAACCGTCTGATCATGGTGGAATCCAGCGCGGTTACCGGGTTGATTGACGTTGAACTCAGAAACTCGGACAAGAAAACGACGGAACTTGTTCTGGGAATCTTGTGTCACTTATCTTCATGTGCAGATGGTCGGGCTCAGCTCCTGAATCATGCAGATGGTGTCGCGGTTGTCACGAGGAGGATTTTGAAGGTTTCTCCAGCGGTAGATGATCGAGCAGTTACTATTATTTGGCAGATTTGCAGGTATTCTGGTACAAATGGGGTGATTCAAGAACTGTTTAGGGTCGGAGTTGTGCCGAAGCTTTGTTTGCTGTTGCAGGCGGATCGCGAGGCCCATATTAAGGATAAAGTGAGGGAGATTTTGAGGACACATTACGATGTTTGGAAGGAGTCACCTCCATTGAAGTTGCTCCCTTAA
- the LOC142545961 gene encoding E3 ubiquitin-protein ligase PUB23-like, giving the protein MAEIEVPPYFVCPISLEIMKDPVTVSTGITYDRDSIEKWIFSQNNNTCPVTMQALFDPELIPNITLRRLIQSWCTVHASQDIEKLPTPKSPVCKSQILKLITDADDAAASPQRQMECLKRLKSIASQNQTNRRSMETVGTAEFLASLIMNKTLETSRAEVFEDSSELTRVSHESLSILYSLQLSESGLKSLNNTGLIESLTRVMQTGSYESRACAIMLLKSMLEVAEPDQLIHLSPKFFTQLTQILRDQISEKATKSSLKALAISCPWGRNRIKAVNAGAVPLLIDLLLNSSDKRASEMILTVLETLCQIAEGRSELLQHGAGLAIVSKKILRVSNGASERAVKILHSICKFSATHRILQEMLQIGVVNKLCLVLQVDCGSKSKDRAREILKLHARAWRNASCIPSNLNFSYPN; this is encoded by the coding sequence ATGGCTGAAATCGAAGTTCCCCCATATTTTGTCTGTCCCATTTCTTTGGAAATCATGAAAGATCCGGTAACAGTGTCGACCGGGATAACATACGACAGGGATAGCATCGAGAAATGGATATTTTCTCAGAATAACAATACTTGCCCGGTAACAATGCAGGCTCTTTTCGACCCCGAATTGATCCCAAACATCACTCTCCGGCGGCTCATCCAGTCATGGTGCACGGTCCACGCCTCACAAGACATCGAAAAACTGCCGACGCCGAAATCTCCCGTCTGCAAATCCCAGATTCTGAAGCTtatcactgatgctgatgatgCTGCCGCTTCCCCGCAAAGGCAGATGGAGTGTTTGAAGAGACTTAAGTCAATTGCTTCTCAGAATCAGACCAATAGAAGATCCATGGAAACGGTGGGCACCGCCGAATTCTTGGCCTCGTTGATTATGAACAAAACCCTCGAAACATCGCGCGCCGAAGTATTTGAAGATTCCTCGGAACTTACAAGAGTCTCCCACGAATCCTTGAGTATTCTTTACAGTCTGCAGTTATCAGAATCGGGCCTGAAATCACTCAACAATACCGGATTAATCGAATCCTTGACCCGCGTGATGCAAACGGGAAGCTACGAATCGCGGGCTTGCGCAATCATGCTGTTAAAGTCAATGCTAGAAGTAGCTGAAccagatcaactgattcatctaAGCCCAAAATTCTTCACCCAATTAACACAAATCTTGAGAGATCAAATCTCGGAAAAAGCCACAAAATCGTCACTCAAAGCGTTGGCCATTTCTTGCCCATGGGGGAGGAACAGGATAAAAGCGGTGAATGCCGGAGCAGTGCCTCTACTGATCGATCTTCTGCTGAATTCTTCCGACAAAAGGGCTTCTGAAATGATCCTAACGGTGTTGGAAACGCTGTGCCAGATCGCCGAGGGGAGATCCGAGCTGCTCCAGCACGGCGCCGGATTAGCCATCGTTTCGAAAAAGATACTCAGGGTTTCCAATGGAGCTAGCGAAAGGGCAGTTAAAATTCTTCATTCCATTTGCAAATTTTCTGCGACTCATAGGATTTTGCAGGAGATGTTGCAGATTGGTGTTGTTAATAAATTGTGCTTGGTGCTTCAAGTTGATTGTGGATCCAAGTCCAAGGATAGAGCTAGGGAGATTCTTAAGTTGCATGCTCGAGCTTGGAGGAACGCTTCTTGCATACCTAGCAATTTGAATTTCTCATATCCAAATTGA
- the LOC142544666 gene encoding E3 ubiquitin-protein ligase PUB24-like isoform X2 gives MDNMHVPEYFICPISLQIMKDPVTAISGITYDRESIEHWLFKNHNTICPVSKQALPRDSDLTPNHTLRRLIQGWCTLNASHGIDQIPTPKPTRDKLYIINLIRDLYVPDLQTKTLQKLEALALEHDRNRVYMVEAGLGAVLVSFIISCYKTGQTIGLEEALGLFYIVRKLLSQSKGNLTENDEIFESLMWVMENSVFQENSGVKFHAAYAVKITVQKTSPSMLERLKPEFFRNMVSNIRQACICQQGTTALLHALLDSCPWGRNRLIMVESSAVTGLIDVELRNSDKKTTELVLGILCHLSSCADGRAQLLNHADGVAVVTRRILKVSPAVDDRAVTIIWQICRRIARPILRIK, from the exons atGGATAACATGCATGTCCCCGAGTACTTTATCTGTCCAATTTCGCTCCAAATCATGAAAGATCCCGTGACGGCCATTTCCGGGATTACTTACGATCGAGAAAGCATCGAACACTGGCTATTCAAGAACCACAACACGATCTGCCCCGTCAGTAAACAGGCCCTGCCGAGAGATtcggatttgacgccgaatcaCACCTTGCGAAGATTGATCCAGGGATGGTGCACTCTCAATGCATCGCATGGAATCGATCAGATCCCAACTCCGAAGCCGACTCGCGACAAACTCTACATAATCAATCTAATCAGGGACCTGTATGTCCCGGATTTGCAGACAAAGACGCTGCAGAAATTGGAAGCTCTCGCCCTGGAGCACGACCGAAATCGGGTTTACATGGTGGAAGCTGGATTAGGTGCGGTGTTGGTATCTTTCATCATTTCTTGTTACAAAACTGGACAAACGATTGGCCTGGAAGAAGCGCTTGGTTTGTTTTACATTGTTCGGAAATTATTGAGCCAGTCGAAGGGTAATTTGACCGAGAACGATGAAATCTTTGAGTCTTTAATGTGGGTTATGGAGAATTCGGTTTTTCAAGAAAACTCAGGAGTGAAATTTCACGCAGCTTATGCGGTGAAAATTACTGTCCAGAAGACGAGCCCTAGCATGCTGGAGAGACTGAAGCCGGAATTCTTCAGAAACATGGTGTCAAATATTCGACAGGCCTGTATCTGCCAACAGGGAACAACCGCTCTTCTTCACGCCTTACTCGATTCCTGCCCCTGGGGAAGAAACCGTCTGATCATGGTGGAATCCAGCGCGGTTACCGGGTTGATTGACGTTGAACTCAGAAACTCGGACAAGAAAACGACGGAACTTGTTCTGGGAATCTTGTGTCACTTATCTTCATGTGCAGATGGTCGGGCTCAGCTCCTGAATCATGCAGATGGTGTCGCGGTTGTCACGAGGAGGATTTTGAAGGTTTCTCCAGCGGTAGATGATCGAGCAGTTACTATTATTTGGCAGATTTGCAG GCGGATCGCGAGGCCCATATTAAGGATAAAGTGA